A region from the Stygiolobus caldivivus genome encodes:
- a CDS encoding CBS domain-containing protein, with amino-acid sequence MSGIKVKSLITRPPIKVSKGTRTLDAVKLMAQNNVGSVLIMDGEKAVGIFTERDLLKAVAKGEDLNKPVEELGTQGKLFTVKEDDPVGKAALLMHQHNIRHLVVLDGLDKVIGVISIRDIISERHLLSALSTKPEEEWLGGD; translated from the coding sequence ATGAGTGGGATTAAAGTCAAGAGTTTAATTACAAGACCCCCAATCAAGGTCTCAAAAGGGACAAGGACGTTAGACGCCGTAAAATTAATGGCACAGAACAACGTGGGTTCCGTATTGATCATGGACGGTGAAAAAGCAGTGGGTATATTTACCGAGAGGGATTTGTTAAAGGCAGTAGCGAAGGGCGAAGACTTGAACAAGCCCGTCGAAGAGCTGGGGACTCAGGGAAAATTATTTACCGTTAAGGAGGACGACCCCGTTGGTAAGGCAGCTTTACTAATGCACCAACATAACATCAGACACCTAGTAGTTCTTGACGGCCTAGATAAAGTCATTGGCGTTATTTCTATACGCGATATAATAAGTGAAAGGCACTTACTTTCTGCTTTATCCACTAAGCCTGAAGAAGAATGGTTAGGAGGTGACTGA